One window of the Hypanus sabinus isolate sHypSab1 chromosome 13, sHypSab1.hap1, whole genome shotgun sequence genome contains the following:
- the LOC132404178 gene encoding iron-sulfur cluster assembly scaffold protein IscU-like, which produces MMAAAMASRVSRRLLRLAPDVRAPLSAAYHEKVVDHYENPRNVGSLDKNAKNVGTGLVGAPACGDVMKLQIEVDGDGKIIDARFKTFGCGSAIASSSLATEWVKGKTVDEASKIKNTDIAKELCLPPVKLHCSMLAEDAIKAALADYKVKQQK; this is translated from the exons ATGATGGCCGCGGCGATGGCGAGCCGTGTGTCCCGGCGGTTGCTGCGCCTGGCGCCGGATGTTCGAGCCCCCCTCTCGGCGGCTTACCACGaaaag GTAGTGGATCACTATGAGAATCCCAGGAATGTTGGTTCTTTGGATAAGAATGCAAAAAATGTGGGGACTGGCCTGGTTGGTGCCCCTGCTTGTGGTGATGTCATGAAGCTGCAG ATTGAAGTGGACGGTGATGGAAAAATTATTGATGCGAGATTTAAAACCTTTGGATGTGGATCTGCAATTGCCTCCAGCTCCCTGGCAACGGAGTGGGTGAAAGGAAAAACG GTGGATGAAGCCTCAAAGATTAAGAACACAGATATTGCTAAGGAGCTGTGCCTTCCTCCAGTGAAACTGCATTGCTCAA tgttGGCAGAAGATGCGATTAAAGCTGCACTAGCTGActataaagtgaaacaacaaaaGTGA